A stretch of the Marivirga tractuosa DSM 4126 genome encodes the following:
- the gldF gene encoding gliding motility-associated ABC transporter permease subunit GldF has product MWSIFTKEINSFLNSLIAYLVMGVFLVSMGLLVWVFPDTAIFEYGYADMGIFFNLAPYVLMFLIPAITMKALAEESKSGTFELLMTKPITELKLLLGKYLAGLVLVVISLIPTLVYYFSLSYLSNPVGNIDSAGIMGAYVGLLFLVSAYTGIGIFASSLSENQIVAFIIAVFISFIFFMGFSSVSDLPFLANAGFQLEKIGMLAHYDSLGKGVIDFRDILYFLAITALFLGATFWVLKLRKWNS; this is encoded by the coding sequence ATGTGGAGTATTTTTACAAAAGAAATTAACAGCTTTTTAAATTCACTCATCGCCTATTTAGTCATGGGTGTTTTTTTGGTCAGCATGGGATTGTTGGTTTGGGTTTTTCCTGATACCGCCATTTTTGAATATGGTTATGCCGATATGGGCATTTTCTTCAATTTGGCGCCTTATGTATTGATGTTTTTAATTCCAGCCATCACCATGAAAGCATTGGCTGAAGAATCGAAAAGCGGCACTTTTGAATTGTTGATGACTAAACCGATCACAGAACTAAAATTATTGTTGGGAAAATATTTAGCGGGATTAGTACTTGTTGTGATTTCATTGATTCCCACTTTGGTTTATTATTTTTCTTTGTCCTATCTCAGTAATCCGGTAGGCAATATTGATTCAGCAGGGATAATGGGCGCTTATGTAGGTTTATTGTTTTTAGTTTCTGCTTATACAGGCATTGGAATATTTGCTTCTTCCTTATCTGAAAATCAGATTGTGGCATTTATCATTGCTGTTTTTATCAGCTTTATCTTTTTTATGGGATTTTCCTCAGTATCTGATCTGCCATTTTTAGCAAATGCTGGTTTTCAGCTTGAAAAAATTGGAATGCTAGCGCATTATGATTCCTTAGGGAAGGGAGTAATTGATTTTCGAGATATCCTGTATTTTCTTGCTATAACAGCATTGTTTTTAGGAGCTACTTTTTGGGTTTTAAAATTGAGGAAATGGAATTCTTAA
- the gldA gene encoding gliding motility-associated ABC transporter ATP-binding subunit GldA codes for MSILVKGLTKKYGEQTAVNDVSFEIKKGNIVGFLGPNGAGKSTTMKMITGTLPADAGIVEVDGIDVGQQPLEIKKHIGYLPEHNPLYLDMYVHEFLRFCGGVYGMSGKSLKSRVADLVDLCGLQKEQNKQIGALSKGYRQRVGLAQALVHDPSVLILDEPTTGLDPNQIIEIRNLILSISKDKTVLLSTHIMQEVQALCNRAIIIKEGKLVADQSVNELTEEKEKFTIKIELEKQADLSFWTTHQEVNTLKLVTETEYLLETTKDIRKEILNWVTQNDVDLVGISLEKGNMEEVFHKLTQNN; via the coding sequence ATGTCCATTCTCGTTAAGGGTCTTACTAAAAAATACGGAGAGCAAACTGCTGTCAATGATGTTTCCTTTGAAATCAAGAAAGGAAATATTGTAGGCTTTTTGGGGCCAAATGGAGCAGGAAAATCCACCACCATGAAAATGATCACAGGCACCTTGCCTGCGGATGCTGGAATTGTGGAAGTAGATGGAATTGATGTTGGTCAACAACCCTTAGAAATCAAAAAACATATTGGCTATTTACCTGAGCATAATCCTTTGTATTTGGATATGTACGTGCATGAATTTCTACGCTTTTGCGGAGGAGTTTATGGGATGTCCGGCAAGAGCTTAAAAAGTAGAGTAGCTGATTTGGTAGATTTATGCGGATTGCAAAAAGAACAAAACAAACAGATTGGTGCCTTATCCAAAGGCTATAGACAAAGAGTCGGACTTGCTCAAGCTTTGGTGCATGATCCTTCTGTTTTGATTTTAGATGAGCCCACTACAGGTTTGGATCCCAATCAAATTATTGAAATAAGAAATTTGATATTGTCGATAAGCAAGGATAAAACGGTTTTGCTTAGCACGCATATAATGCAGGAAGTGCAAGCACTTTGTAATCGTGCTATCATTATCAAAGAAGGGAAATTGGTTGCAGATCAGTCAGTAAATGAACTGACAGAAGAAAAAGAGAAGTTTACCATAAAAATTGAATTGGAAAAACAGGCGGATCTATCATTTTGGACTACTCACCAAGAAGTCAATACATTGAAGTTGGTAACTGAAACGGAATATTTATTAGAAACCACAAAAGATATCAGAAAAGAAATCTTGAATTGGGTTACGCAAAACGATGTGGATTTAGTCGGAATTTCACTGGAAAAAGGCAATATGGAAGAAGTGTTTCACAAACTCACCCAAAATAACTGA
- a CDS encoding site-2 protease family protein, protein MIEKNTKYYAKKIVLFVLTFISTTLAGSEWITNRILFYSPDYSWADFLTGMHYSIPFLFILTVHEFGHFFTAKYHKVEVTLPNYIPGWLGFLGTVSFGTFGALIRIVGPIRSRKQFFDIGIAGPIAGFVVALGVLFYGFTNLPEPEYIFEIHPEYEQYGLDYADHVYDNGEEMMGISLGNNLLFSWFEENVADPERLPNHREIIHYPYLFAGFLALFFTALNLIPIGQLDGGHVIYGLFGAKNHQIIAFTLYMIFTFVAGLGLITAGIDLGDFALYSAMYVGFLYFSFKGLGFQQSTTLMIAVGMFVAQYLTTYLFPSVTGFSGYLLFVFLLGRLIGVKHPVAPDDRPLSTGRKVLGWICLIIFIICFSFEPLVLE, encoded by the coding sequence ATGATAGAAAAAAATACAAAATACTATGCAAAGAAGATAGTACTATTTGTACTAACCTTCATTAGCACCACGCTGGCTGGGTCGGAGTGGATAACAAACCGCATCCTATTTTATTCTCCAGATTATTCTTGGGCTGATTTCTTAACAGGAATGCACTATTCCATTCCTTTCCTTTTCATTTTAACCGTCCATGAATTCGGTCATTTTTTTACTGCAAAATATCATAAAGTAGAAGTTACTTTACCGAATTATATTCCCGGTTGGCTGGGATTTTTGGGAACAGTTTCTTTTGGTACTTTTGGAGCATTAATCCGCATAGTTGGTCCAATTAGATCAAGAAAACAATTTTTCGATATTGGCATAGCCGGCCCAATTGCTGGTTTTGTGGTGGCATTGGGAGTATTATTCTATGGTTTTACCAACTTGCCCGAACCTGAATATATATTTGAAATTCACCCTGAATACGAGCAGTATGGCTTGGATTATGCTGATCATGTCTATGATAATGGAGAGGAGATGATGGGGATCAGCTTGGGGAATAACTTACTGTTCAGCTGGTTTGAGGAAAATGTTGCTGATCCTGAGCGACTGCCTAATCACAGGGAAATAATTCATTATCCTTATTTATTTGCAGGCTTTTTAGCTTTGTTCTTTACGGCTTTAAATTTAATCCCCATTGGTCAACTAGATGGCGGACATGTGATTTATGGATTATTTGGAGCTAAGAATCATCAAATTATAGCCTTTACGCTCTATATGATTTTTACTTTTGTTGCGGGCTTAGGATTAATTACTGCAGGAATTGATTTAGGTGATTTTGCTTTATACAGTGCTATGTATGTAGGCTTTTTGTATTTCTCATTCAAAGGCCTGGGTTTTCAACAATCCACTACTTTAATGATTGCAGTGGGAATGTTTGTAGCACAATATTTAACTACTTATTTATTTCCATCGGTTACTGGATTTTCTGGTTATTTACTGTTTGTATTCCTTTTAGGAAGATTGATTGGAGTTAAACACCCAGTGGCTCCCGATGACAGACCACTAAGCACAGGCAGAAAAGTATTAGGCTGGATTTGTCTCATCATTTTTATTATTTGTTTTAGTTTTGAGCCATTGGTTTTGGAGTAA
- a CDS encoding HAD family hydrolase, with product MQKIKTIIFDLGGVIINLYVEKTISAFAQLSGLSEKEVEEAYLSANVFKKYEKGLITDDEFRDSLRISLNLKATDDEIDHAWDAMLGEIPGDRIESIKSLKQNYKCIVLSNTNAIHEKAFHKILSASFPYQHLSDLFHEVYFSHDLNQRKPDQEIYQNVLNLSQTQSTEALFMDDGQVNLDSAAEMGIHTLHIPRNGGFITLLEKKLSEI from the coding sequence TTGCAAAAAATTAAAACCATCATTTTCGATTTAGGAGGCGTAATCATAAACTTATATGTGGAGAAAACAATCTCGGCTTTTGCTCAACTATCGGGATTGTCCGAAAAAGAAGTGGAAGAGGCTTATTTATCAGCTAATGTTTTTAAAAAGTATGAAAAGGGTTTGATTACTGATGATGAATTTCGTGATAGCTTACGAATTAGCTTAAATTTAAAAGCTACGGATGATGAAATTGACCATGCTTGGGATGCCATGTTAGGTGAAATTCCTGGAGATAGAATTGAATCTATAAAAAGTTTAAAGCAAAATTATAAATGCATCGTCTTGAGTAATACTAATGCTATACACGAAAAAGCATTTCATAAAATATTATCAGCATCTTTTCCATATCAGCACTTAAGTGATCTTTTTCATGAAGTATATTTTTCTCATGATTTAAATCAGCGGAAACCTGATCAAGAGATTTATCAAAATGTATTAAATCTTTCACAAACACAATCAACAGAAGCACTGTTCATGGATGATGGTCAAGTAAATCTGGATTCTGCTGCTGAAATGGGAATTCATACACTCCACATTCCTAGGAATGGTGGATTTATAACCTTGTTGGAGAAGAAATTATCTGAAATATGA
- a CDS encoding N-acetylmuramoyl-L-alanine amidase, with amino-acid sequence MRLIFISFLFLISIQLKAQTDNIHLSYSISSEESHKYNQETSFAFTAIALKSEKVEDFSVMKFINKSDTIMFSNDLHSKEGSEYFYSSLIHFNEALTAIQLVIPEKTNDLEVVLINGSGIYADFSTRENQFKQYNNCELTGVIQQSEWRAGLPEPSYNRSFTSTENLIVHHSAGSNNISDFTQAVRDIYIFHTQENGWSDIGYNYLVAPDGVIYAGRDPGTGAQDEVIGAHFCGSNSNTMGVCLLGNYETAVPTSAMLNSLEEVLSWKAFKDGLNVLESDAHPLNSNLGVIAGHRDGCSTACPGENVYTLLPEIRLNVDEQLSVCSGETEEEEEEEVPIVEIEIDSLLNETIYPNPIKSDFSFSLKMSSRKQEELEYLRVFNQEGRSIEWQKLYFSENKIEVTLPNTLKPGIYFLQTSFKSGEEKSQRFLIL; translated from the coding sequence ATGCGTTTAATATTTATTTCATTTCTTTTTTTAATTAGCATTCAACTAAAAGCACAAACTGATAATATACATTTGTCATATTCGATTTCTTCTGAAGAAAGCCATAAATACAATCAAGAGACATCATTTGCTTTTACCGCAATAGCTTTAAAATCAGAAAAAGTTGAAGATTTTTCTGTGATGAAATTCATAAATAAATCAGACACCATCATGTTTTCAAATGATTTGCATTCAAAAGAAGGCTCTGAGTATTTTTATTCAAGTCTTATTCATTTCAATGAGGCTTTAACGGCAATTCAACTAGTGATTCCAGAAAAAACCAATGATCTTGAGGTTGTTCTAATTAATGGAAGTGGAATTTACGCTGATTTCTCTACAAGGGAAAATCAATTTAAGCAGTACAACAATTGTGAATTAACTGGAGTGATTCAGCAATCAGAATGGAGAGCAGGACTACCAGAGCCTTCTTACAATAGAAGTTTTACAAGCACCGAAAATTTGATAGTTCATCATTCCGCAGGCTCAAACAATATAAGTGATTTCACACAGGCAGTCCGAGATATATACATTTTTCATACTCAGGAAAATGGGTGGTCTGATATAGGTTATAATTACTTGGTTGCACCGGATGGAGTCATTTATGCAGGAAGAGATCCTGGTACAGGAGCTCAAGATGAAGTAATTGGGGCGCATTTTTGTGGCTCCAATTCGAATACTATGGGCGTCTGTCTTTTAGGGAATTATGAGACCGCTGTGCCAACTTCCGCTATGTTGAATAGTTTAGAAGAGGTCTTAAGTTGGAAAGCTTTTAAAGACGGTTTAAATGTTTTAGAGAGTGATGCTCATCCATTAAATTCTAATCTGGGCGTAATAGCAGGACATCGTGACGGTTGTAGTACAGCATGTCCAGGTGAAAATGTTTATACACTATTGCCAGAAATACGGCTGAATGTAGATGAGCAGTTGTCAGTTTGTAGTGGAGAAACAGAAGAAGAGGAAGAAGAGGAAGTCCCAATAGTGGAAATAGAAATTGATTCCTTACTAAATGAAACAATTTATCCTAATCCAATAAAAAGTGATTTTTCATTTAGCCTGAAAATGTCATCACGAAAGCAAGAAGAATTGGAATATCTGAGAGTATTTAATCAAGAGGGAAGAAGTATAGAATGGCAAAAGCTTTACTTTAGTGAGAATAAAATAGAAGTTACACTACCCAATACTTTAAAACCAGGAATATACTTTTTGCAAACTTCATTCAAAAGTGGTGAAGAAAAATCACAGCGGTTTTTAATTCTATAA